Proteins encoded in a region of the Cetobacterium ceti genome:
- the rsmH gene encoding 16S rRNA (cytosine(1402)-N(4))-methyltransferase RsmH codes for MEEIISEYHIPVLYYETLENLVVDKNGVYVDCTLGGGGHSEGILKSLDEKGTLISIDQDQQAIDFAKKRLEKYGNKWKVFKNNFENVDTVIYMAGYDKVDGILMDIGVSSTQLDDPERGFSYRYDTKLDMRMNRSNPISAYEVVNEYSEEDLARVIYTYGEERHSRKIARIICERRVEKPIETTGELVDIIKRAYPGRAEKHPAKKTFQAIRIEVNRELEVLETAITKAFNSLKKGGRLGIITFHSLEDRLVKNMFRDLCTGCKCPPELPICVCNEKPKGKLVTRKPIGPNAEELKFNNRAHSSKLRVIEKL; via the coding sequence GTGGAAGAAATAATAAGTGAATATCATATACCAGTTTTATACTATGAAACACTTGAAAATTTAGTAGTAGATAAAAATGGTGTATATGTAGATTGTACTTTAGGAGGAGGGGGTCATTCTGAAGGAATTTTAAAATCATTAGATGAAAAAGGAACCCTTATATCAATAGATCAGGATCAACAGGCAATAGATTTTGCAAAGAAAAGATTAGAAAAATATGGAAATAAATGGAAAGTTTTTAAAAATAACTTTGAAAATGTAGATACAGTTATTTATATGGCTGGATATGATAAAGTAGATGGAATTCTTATGGATATAGGAGTATCATCAACACAATTAGATGATCCTGAAAGAGGATTTTCTTATAGATATGATACAAAGCTAGATATGAGAATGAATAGAAGTAATCCTATATCTGCATATGAGGTTGTAAATGAATATAGCGAGGAAGATTTAGCAAGAGTTATTTACACATATGGAGAAGAGAGACATTCGAGAAAAATAGCTAGAATAATATGTGAAAGAAGAGTTGAAAAACCTATTGAAACAACAGGAGAACTTGTAGATATTATAAAAAGAGCGTATCCAGGAAGAGCGGAGAAACATCCAGCTAAAAAAACATTCCAGGCTATTAGAATTGAAGTTAATAGAGAATTAGAGGTGCTAGAAACTGCAATAACAAAAGCTTTTAATTCTTTAAAAAAAGGTGGAAGATTAGGAATTATAACTTTCCATTCACTAGAAGATAGACTAGTAAAGAATATGTTTAGAGATTTATGTACAGGGTGCAAGTGTCCACCTGAATTACCAATATGTGTATGTAATGAAAAACCTAAAGGGAAATTAGTTACAAGAAAACCAATAGGACCAAATGCTGAGGAATTAAAATTTAATAATAGAGCTCACTCTTCTAAATTAAGAGTTATAGAGAAATTATAG
- the rlmD gene encoding 23S rRNA (uracil(1939)-C(5))-methyltransferase RlmD produces the protein MLLKKGDIVEITIEKIVYGGEGLGYYDNFALFVPMSVPGDKVKIEIISLKKTYGRGLIVEIVAPGEERIKDLSKKSFEDFQGCDFAMLNYTSQLKYKRDMVEDVIRKIGKNNDIEVPMTLGSEDELHYRNKIIEPFGYKDGKIITGFFNKKSHDIFEVDENMLNSKLGNKVIEELKVLLNRENIKVYDEKAHKGILRHIMVRTNSFNEAMVVLIINSKKIDNKLEKLLLELKDKVKEVVSIYVSYNREKTNVALGNENILLWGKKTIKETIGEINFNISPKSFFQINVKQTKELYNLGINLFDEIENKVIVDAYGGTGTIGMILAKKAKKVYSIEIISSATKDGIKTAKENKIENISFVNGDVNKELKALVKEEQIDAIIFDPPRKGIDEESLLNIAKTNIKELVYISCNPSTFARDLEILEKNGYKLKCVQPVDMFPQTSHIEVVGKFERI, from the coding sequence GTGCTTTTGAAAAAAGGAGATATAGTTGAGATAACTATAGAAAAAATTGTTTATGGAGGAGAGGGATTAGGTTACTATGATAATTTTGCATTATTTGTACCTATGTCTGTTCCAGGAGATAAAGTAAAAATAGAAATTATCTCTTTAAAGAAAACTTATGGAAGAGGTTTAATTGTTGAAATAGTTGCACCTGGTGAAGAAAGAATAAAAGATTTAAGTAAAAAGTCTTTTGAAGATTTTCAAGGTTGTGATTTTGCAATGTTAAATTATACTTCTCAGTTAAAATATAAAAGAGATATGGTTGAAGATGTAATAAGAAAAATAGGAAAAAATAATGATATAGAAGTTCCTATGACTTTAGGATCAGAGGATGAATTACATTATAGAAATAAAATAATAGAACCTTTTGGTTATAAAGATGGAAAGATTATAACAGGATTTTTCAATAAAAAATCTCACGATATTTTTGAAGTTGATGAAAATATGTTAAATTCAAAATTAGGAAATAAAGTTATTGAAGAATTAAAAGTTCTTTTAAATAGGGAAAATATAAAAGTTTATGATGAGAAGGCTCATAAGGGAATTTTAAGACATATAATGGTTAGAACAAATTCTTTTAATGAAGCTATGGTAGTTTTAATAATAAACAGTAAAAAAATAGATAATAAATTGGAAAAACTGTTATTAGAATTAAAAGATAAAGTAAAAGAAGTTGTTTCTATATATGTATCATATAATAGAGAAAAAACTAATGTAGCCTTAGGAAATGAAAACATCTTACTTTGGGGAAAGAAAACAATTAAAGAAACAATAGGCGAAATTAATTTTAATATTTCTCCAAAATCTTTTTTCCAAATAAATGTAAAGCAAACTAAAGAACTTTATAATTTAGGAATAAATCTATTTGATGAAATTGAAAATAAAGTTATAGTGGATGCCTATGGTGGAACAGGGACAATAGGAATGATTTTGGCTAAAAAAGCTAAAAAAGTTTATTCAATAGAGATTATTTCATCGGCAACTAAGGATGGAATAAAAACTGCTAAGGAAAATAAAATAGAAAATATTTCATTTGTAAATGGAGATGTGAATAAGGAATTAAAGGCCTTAGTAAAAGAGGAACAAATAGATGCAATAATTTTCGATCCTCCTAGAAAGGGAATTGATGAGGAGAGCTTATTAAATATAGCTAAAACAAATATAAAAGAATTAGTTTATATTTCATGTAATCCATCGACTTTTGCTAGAGATTTAGAGATTTTAGAAAAAAATGGCTATAAATTAAAGTGTGTACAACCTGTGGATATGTTCCCTCAAACTAGTCATATAGAAGTGGTTGGAAAGTTTGAACGTATTTAA
- a CDS encoding YggT family protein — protein sequence MYSIYGIINLIFQILNILIFIRIVLSWLAPMTRNEFTDVVYGITEPILRPFRVLIPIGAGRIDISPILAYLALKILRFVIFYLLSILF from the coding sequence ATGTATTCAATATATGGAATAATAAATTTAATTTTCCAAATACTTAATATATTAATTTTTATAAGAATAGTATTGTCATGGTTAGCACCAATGACTAGAAATGAATTTACAGATGTTGTATATGGAATAACAGAGCCAATATTAAGACCCTTTAGAGTTTTAATACCTATTGGAGCTGGAAGGATTGATATTTCTCCAATATTAGCTTATTTAGCTTTGAAAATATTAAGATTTGTAATTTTTTATTTATTATCTATTTTATTTTAA
- the plsY gene encoding glycerol-3-phosphate 1-O-acyltransferase PlsY — protein sequence MVNFIIFIIIAYLCGSIPTGIWLGKTCKGIDIREHGSKNSGATNAYRVLGAKYGIMVLILDALKGYIPLAIAHKFGINGGELVFLGLIAILGHTFSLFLNFKGGKGVATSLGVFLYLIPNVVGILVITFIIVVYISKYISLGSVICSILLPILTAFLPMKDNVSRTPMLIITTIVGIFVVYKHKSNIGRIVKGTENKFKLK from the coding sequence GTGGTTAATTTTATAATTTTTATAATAATAGCATATCTATGTGGATCTATTCCTACAGGAATTTGGTTAGGAAAAACATGTAAAGGAATAGATATTAGAGAACATGGAAGTAAAAATTCAGGTGCAACTAATGCTTATAGAGTTTTAGGAGCTAAGTATGGTATAATGGTTTTGATTCTAGATGCTTTAAAGGGATATATACCTTTAGCTATAGCTCATAAATTTGGAATAAATGGTGGAGAACTTGTATTTTTAGGATTAATAGCCATTTTAGGACATACCTTTTCTTTATTTTTAAATTTTAAGGGAGGAAAGGGAGTAGCTACAAGTTTAGGAGTATTTTTATATTTAATACCAAACGTAGTTGGAATATTAGTTATTACATTTATAATTGTAGTATATATCAGTAAGTATATTTCGTTAGGATCAGTAATTTGTTCAATTCTGTTACCTATTTTGACAGCTTTCTTACCTATGAAAGATAATGTAAGTAGAACTCCGATGTTAATAATAACTACAATAGTTGGAATATTTGTTGTTTACAAACACAAGAGTAATATAGGGAGAATTGTAAAGGGGACAGAAAATAAATTTAAGTTGAAATAA